Proteins found in one Kangiella sediminilitoris genomic segment:
- the gspK gene encoding type II secretion system minor pseudopilin GspK, protein MVSFQRNQGVALITVLVIFSVLSIMAIQILNSQQMQVQRTANIINGSRAYQYMYGAEVFATSQLKKFFEESKAERVHRLQPWSESGLAFEIEQGLGQLQGSIKDMHSCFNINSIIMEQQAAGDGGEEGREIGSGGNGLQPVSEGRVNDGSEGSGMPGVDIFAKLIESRLEDSSVSPQALAVATKDWIDEDQEPTGIDGAEDYTYTGMKIPYRTADSFMAHSSELLVIKGFTPEIYDQIKDLVCVLPTKEGTINVNTVEPENAELVWMLLQDVDLGQVRQALENLPDEGYDEAGFFEALGSGKVSKQGKGRLVFDSKYMLLTAEASVNTGKAVVSSLMLKQDSEFNVIARHIGE, encoded by the coding sequence ATGGTTAGCTTCCAACGAAATCAAGGCGTTGCCCTAATCACTGTATTGGTGATTTTTTCTGTTCTTAGCATCATGGCAATTCAAATTTTAAATAGCCAGCAGATGCAGGTACAACGGACAGCAAATATTATTAATGGATCTCGTGCTTATCAGTATATGTATGGAGCAGAAGTATTTGCGACCAGCCAGTTAAAAAAATTCTTTGAAGAAAGTAAAGCTGAGCGAGTGCATCGATTGCAACCATGGTCAGAAAGCGGGCTGGCTTTTGAAATCGAGCAGGGCTTGGGTCAATTACAAGGTTCGATAAAAGATATGCACAGTTGCTTCAATATAAATAGCATCATTATGGAGCAGCAGGCAGCAGGAGATGGAGGCGAAGAAGGTCGTGAAATTGGTAGCGGTGGCAATGGACTCCAGCCTGTTAGCGAGGGGCGAGTGAATGATGGCTCTGAAGGTAGTGGAATGCCGGGAGTGGATATATTTGCAAAATTGATTGAGTCACGTCTCGAGGATAGCTCAGTATCACCACAGGCCCTGGCAGTTGCGACAAAAGATTGGATTGATGAGGATCAGGAACCGACGGGTATCGATGGGGCTGAAGATTATACTTATACAGGTATGAAGATACCTTACCGTACGGCAGATTCTTTTATGGCGCACAGTAGTGAATTATTGGTTATTAAAGGTTTTACACCGGAAATCTATGATCAAATAAAAGACTTAGTCTGTGTCTTGCCGACAAAAGAGGGTACTATCAACGTTAATACAGTTGAACCTGAGAATGCTGAACTAGTGTGGATGTTACTTCAGGATGTTGATCTTGGGCAGGTCAGACAAGCATTAGAAAATTTACCCGATGAAGGTTATGACGAGGCTGGTTTTTTTGAAGCGCTAGGAAGTGGTAAAGTATCTAAACAGGGAAAGGGACGTTTAGTTTTTGACAGTAAGTATATGTTGTTAACAGCCGAAGCAAGCGTTAACACAGGTAAAGCGGTCGTGAGCTCATTGATGCTAAAGCAAGATTCTGAGTTCAATGTAATAGCACGACACATTGGAGAATAA
- the gspF gene encoding type II secretion system inner membrane protein GspF, with amino-acid sequence MAAFEFVALDPKGKQKKGVLEGDTARQIRQQLREKSLTPLEVNHVGDSVSRKEKGGGFFGPKISVSDLALITRQLATLVKAALPIEEALKAVADQTDKSKVKTIILGVRSKVMEGHTLADGLSDFPSVFNELYRSMVAAGERAGHLDKVLNRLADYTERRQKISSKVSAAMVYPIVLILVAIGVVAGLMVFAVPKVVEQFQNMGEELPTITKVLIGISDFTISYGLYVLVLLILGFIGAKMWLRKEENKLKWHRVILRMPVIGRLSSNLNTAQFSSTLNILHSSGVPLLEAMNIGGKVLSNLKMRKAIQEAAVKVREGGSLKMALQQTGQFPPMMIHMIGSGEASGELEHMLEQVSDNQEGLFENSIDVALNIMGPLIILGLGAMVMFIVAAMMLPIFQLTNSITG; translated from the coding sequence ATGGCTGCTTTTGAATTCGTTGCGCTTGATCCCAAGGGCAAACAAAAAAAAGGTGTGCTTGAAGGCGATACAGCTCGGCAGATCCGCCAACAACTCCGTGAGAAAAGTTTAACCCCGCTGGAAGTTAATCATGTTGGAGATAGCGTCAGCCGCAAAGAAAAAGGTGGTGGATTTTTCGGGCCAAAAATCAGTGTATCTGATTTAGCGCTGATTACCCGTCAGCTTGCAACATTAGTCAAAGCTGCTTTACCAATTGAAGAGGCGCTTAAAGCGGTTGCTGATCAAACGGATAAGTCAAAAGTAAAAACCATCATTCTCGGTGTCCGTTCCAAAGTAATGGAAGGTCATACTCTGGCTGATGGTTTGTCAGATTTTCCCAGTGTATTCAATGAGCTTTACCGTTCTATGGTTGCAGCGGGCGAGCGAGCAGGTCATCTGGATAAAGTATTAAATCGACTGGCGGACTATACTGAGCGTCGTCAGAAGATCAGTAGCAAAGTTTCAGCTGCCATGGTTTACCCCATTGTTTTGATCTTGGTTGCTATTGGTGTTGTCGCAGGCCTGATGGTTTTTGCAGTTCCTAAAGTAGTAGAACAGTTCCAGAATATGGGGGAAGAATTACCTACCATAACTAAAGTTTTGATTGGTATTAGTGACTTTACAATTTCCTACGGACTGTATGTATTGGTACTGCTGATATTAGGCTTTATTGGTGCCAAGATGTGGTTACGAAAAGAAGAGAATAAGCTTAAATGGCACCGGGTAATACTTCGAATGCCGGTTATAGGTCGGTTATCCAGTAATTTGAATACCGCTCAGTTCTCCAGCACACTGAATATCCTTCACTCCAGTGGCGTACCTTTACTTGAGGCGATGAACATTGGTGGTAAGGTTCTGTCTAATTTAAAGATGCGAAAAGCTATTCAGGAGGCGGCTGTTAAAGTTCGCGAGGGTGGCAGTCTTAAGATGGCTTTACAGCAAACCGGACAATTCCCACCAATGATGATTCATATGATTGGTAGTGGTGAGGCATCCGGTGAGTTGGAGCATATGCTGGAACAGGTGTCTGACAACCAGGAAGGATTGTTCGAAAATAGTATTGATGTGGCTCTGAATATCATGGGGCCACTGATTATTTTAGGGTTAGGGGCGATGGTAATGTTTATTGTTGCAGCAATGATGCTGCCGATATTCCAGTTAACTAACTCCATTACAGGTTAA
- the gspC gene encoding type II secretion system protein GspC: protein MNVTSKNFTQFVQQRGRLIARIVALVLGVICLYVLAKLVWLWVDYFQPMPAVTPVNTAPIPDKQPTVNIERIAAMHLFGEANAPVEQQVEAEETKLNLKLLGTYVSDDDNVSSAIIQSNGSQEDVYFIGDKLKVRGNVTLHQVETLKVIIKNGGKFETLTLLEQLNKQVLSTAKKPELSESQERTIDKRRDVRLSRELSEMKQKLYENPQSFMDVARVERVIGADGQVSGYKVAPGKDPRMFTRLGLRRNDVITSVNGQPLNDKDLMGMLTELNSAQSVEVTIERNGQPVTLLLGFSDLSNQRPQPNLNERDGNARQIR from the coding sequence ATGAACGTAACGTCGAAAAACTTTACACAGTTTGTGCAACAGCGGGGTAGGTTAATTGCACGAATTGTTGCTCTAGTACTAGGGGTGATCTGCCTCTATGTCTTAGCGAAATTAGTCTGGTTATGGGTGGATTATTTCCAGCCAATGCCAGCGGTCACCCCTGTTAATACAGCTCCTATTCCTGATAAGCAGCCTACCGTCAATATTGAGCGGATTGCGGCCATGCATTTATTTGGCGAAGCTAACGCACCCGTCGAGCAACAGGTTGAAGCGGAAGAAACCAAGCTGAACCTTAAACTATTGGGTACTTATGTATCTGATGATGACAATGTCAGTAGCGCTATAATTCAGTCCAATGGTAGCCAAGAGGATGTGTACTTTATAGGTGATAAGCTAAAGGTACGAGGTAATGTGACCCTGCACCAAGTAGAGACCTTGAAAGTTATTATTAAGAATGGTGGTAAGTTTGAGACTCTAACGCTACTAGAGCAACTAAATAAACAAGTATTATCGACAGCAAAAAAGCCTGAGCTGTCAGAAAGTCAGGAACGGACGATTGATAAACGACGTGACGTCAGGTTAAGCCGTGAATTGTCCGAGATGAAACAGAAACTGTATGAAAATCCTCAGTCCTTCATGGATGTGGCGCGTGTAGAGCGAGTCATAGGGGCTGATGGTCAGGTAAGCGGTTATAAAGTGGCTCCTGGGAAAGACCCTAGAATGTTTACCCGTCTCGGGTTACGCCGAAACGATGTGATTACATCAGTCAATGGACAACCGCTAAACGATAAAGATTTAATGGGAATGTTAACCGAGTTAAATAGCGCTCAATCTGTAGAGGTTACTATTGAGCGTAATGGGCAGCCTGTAACATTATTACTGGGCTTTTCAGATTTAAGTAATCAACGCCCACAGCCGAACTTAAATGAGAGAGATGGCAATGCTAGACAAATTAGGTAG
- the gspL gene encoding type II secretion system protein GspL: MKQRLFIKVSSDEKSLQWGRLSDDEHGSDGFVDQGQLLMEDAETLGEVVSEEQIILMLPAHRVKCFNVEPPTKNRKQLEKAIPYQLEEQVIDNVETQLFALGSFDAEGRISVNVIDKGYLRQLLDLLKEAGVEPDVVVSEAACVPYFEDAWSAVVGEQVLLRQEPNLFWSADKDLVKELLKLEIQSDDLGMSQAIRIFAEDGQQLNLEGIPGLATQQESIESLFLCLAKNYREGGINLLQQEFASQKKTQRNYGQFKLPAIAALALVILGIVYLVSHIISLNNKLSTLEERTLAETQKLYPSLPLTTARIQINNSYRNIGGDDGSSSSFAGLIDKSVRAMDAKNIQFSQLEYIDSRGQLSMDVSAQSYEILTQSQRNLEAAGLKVDMRNASENGGVWTARISVGLNQ; the protein is encoded by the coding sequence ATGAAGCAGCGGTTATTTATAAAAGTCAGTAGTGACGAAAAGTCATTGCAGTGGGGGCGCTTATCAGACGATGAGCACGGTAGCGATGGTTTCGTTGATCAGGGACAGTTGCTAATGGAGGATGCCGAAACTTTAGGGGAAGTCGTTTCTGAAGAGCAGATTATACTGATGTTACCGGCGCACCGAGTTAAGTGTTTCAATGTTGAACCGCCGACAAAAAATCGTAAACAGTTAGAAAAAGCAATTCCCTACCAGCTGGAAGAGCAAGTCATTGATAATGTCGAAACACAGCTGTTTGCTCTAGGTAGCTTTGACGCAGAAGGAAGAATTTCGGTCAATGTGATTGATAAAGGGTATCTGCGCCAGCTCTTGGACTTATTGAAGGAAGCGGGAGTTGAGCCTGATGTAGTGGTATCTGAGGCTGCCTGTGTTCCTTACTTTGAAGATGCCTGGAGCGCCGTGGTCGGTGAGCAGGTATTATTGCGGCAAGAACCAAACTTGTTTTGGTCTGCTGATAAGGACTTAGTGAAGGAGTTGTTGAAGCTTGAAATTCAAAGTGACGATTTGGGAATGTCTCAAGCGATACGTATATTTGCAGAGGATGGCCAGCAACTAAACCTTGAAGGTATTCCAGGACTGGCAACGCAGCAGGAATCAATCGAAAGTTTATTTTTATGCTTGGCTAAGAATTACAGAGAAGGCGGGATAAACCTGTTACAGCAGGAGTTTGCGTCACAAAAGAAAACACAAAGAAATTATGGGCAATTCAAGTTGCCGGCGATTGCGGCTTTAGCTTTAGTTATACTGGGTATAGTTTATTTAGTAAGCCATATTATTTCCCTGAATAATAAGCTGAGCACTCTTGAAGAGAGAACGTTAGCTGAAACACAAAAGCTCTATCCGAGCTTACCTTTGACCACAGCTCGCATTCAAATCAACAACAGCTATCGTAATATTGGTGGGGATGATGGTAGCAGCAGTAGTTTTGCGGGTTTGATCGATAAGTCTGTTCGAGCTATGGATGCCAAAAATATACAGTTTTCACAGCTGGAGTATATCGATAGCCGTGGTCAGTTAAGTATGGATGTAAGCGCACAAAGCTATGAGATCCTGACGCAATCGCAACGAAATCTTGAAGCCGCAGGTCTAAAGGTAGATATGCGAAATGCATCTGAAAATGGCGGTGTCTGGACGGCAAGAATTTCAGTGGGGTTAAACCAATGA
- the gspE gene encoding type II secretion system ATPase GspE produces the protein MSELVENNTALESEVKPTVEAGRFRAMPFSFAKRHGVFLTESDDGIKCFMRDDASPQALLEVRRHYPLSFNLERLDAESFEKELSAYYQSGTTDARQTMEDLGDEMDLFRLAEELPETEDLLEAEDDAPIIKLINALLTEAIKENASDIHIETFEKSLSVRFRIDGVLREVLQPSRKLAPLLVSRIKVMGKLDIAEKRIPQDGRIALRIANRAVDVRVSTMPSSFGERVVLRLLDKEAGRLEFEHLGMQHDIRELMKDILHKPHGIILVTGPTGSGKTTTLYAGLSLLNNTSRNILTVEDPIEYLIDGIGQTQVNPKVDMTFARGLRAILRQDPDVVMIGEIRDLETAQIAVQASLTGHLVLSTLHTNTAIGAVTRMQDMGVEPFLLSSSILGVLAQRLVRKLCNECKQPAIANEKECELMGFDPQEPPTIFHPVGCEHCNQQGFRGRQGIYELVLIDDQMRTMIHNNSSEQEMERHARQSTPSIRADGRQRVVDGITTVEEVLRVTRED, from the coding sequence ATGTCTGAGCTAGTTGAAAATAATACAGCCTTAGAGTCTGAAGTTAAGCCAACGGTAGAGGCTGGACGCTTCCGTGCCATGCCGTTTAGCTTTGCCAAGAGACATGGTGTATTTTTAACAGAGAGTGATGATGGAATAAAATGCTTCATGCGAGATGATGCTTCACCTCAGGCGCTCCTGGAAGTTCGCCGTCATTACCCGCTGTCCTTCAACTTAGAGCGTTTAGACGCAGAATCATTTGAAAAAGAACTGAGTGCTTACTATCAATCAGGAACCACAGACGCACGTCAGACCATGGAAGACCTTGGTGATGAAATGGATCTGTTTCGTTTGGCCGAAGAGTTACCCGAAACGGAAGATCTTTTAGAAGCTGAAGATGATGCTCCAATTATTAAGTTAATCAACGCATTATTGACGGAGGCAATTAAAGAAAATGCTTCCGATATTCATATTGAAACCTTTGAGAAAAGCCTGTCTGTACGTTTCCGTATTGATGGGGTGTTGCGTGAGGTATTGCAACCTAGCCGAAAATTGGCGCCATTGCTGGTTTCACGTATTAAAGTTATGGGCAAGCTGGATATTGCTGAAAAGCGAATTCCACAGGATGGACGAATTGCACTGAGAATTGCAAATCGTGCGGTAGATGTGCGTGTATCAACGATGCCCTCCAGTTTTGGTGAGCGAGTGGTATTACGTCTTTTGGATAAGGAAGCGGGGCGGCTGGAGTTCGAACATCTGGGAATGCAGCATGACATCAGAGAGTTGATGAAAGATATACTGCACAAGCCTCATGGAATTATCCTGGTTACCGGCCCCACCGGTTCCGGTAAAACAACCACCCTGTATGCTGGTTTATCACTGCTTAACAACACATCCAGAAATATTTTAACGGTGGAAGACCCTATTGAGTACTTAATCGATGGTATTGGCCAGACTCAGGTCAATCCAAAGGTTGATATGACTTTTGCTCGTGGTTTGCGAGCAATCTTGCGCCAGGATCCGGACGTGGTGATGATAGGTGAGATTCGTGATCTGGAAACGGCTCAAATTGCCGTTCAGGCAAGTTTAACCGGTCACCTGGTGCTGTCTACCTTACACACCAATACTGCGATTGGTGCGGTAACCCGTATGCAGGACATGGGGGTTGAGCCGTTTTTATTATCTTCAAGTATATTGGGTGTGCTAGCTCAGCGTCTGGTTCGTAAACTTTGTAATGAGTGTAAACAACCTGCCATTGCTAATGAAAAAGAGTGTGAGTTGATGGGTTTTGATCCACAGGAACCTCCAACAATTTTTCACCCGGTTGGATGTGAACATTGTAACCAGCAAGGATTTCGTGGGCGTCAAGGTATATATGAACTGGTTCTGATCGACGATCAGATGAGAACCATGATCCATAATAATAGTAGTGAACAGGAAATGGAGCGTCATGCTCGCCAGTCTACGCCAAGTATTCGCGCTGATGGCCGTCAGCGTGTGGTTGACGGTATAACCACAGTCGAAGAAGTCCTACGCGTTACTCGGGAGGACTAA
- the gspH gene encoding type II secretion system minor pseudopilin GspH — translation MKPISIQRTNKLNFFRSAHQAGFTLLEVLIAMTIAALMISVATIAFGDNDLAKLKNKSRQFYGLLQIAQEESIIRGVEMGVRVESDGYSFMVYNGGKWQPLQDHRLLRPIKLDEPVHTYVNVEGQESLLQNEPQEEEVTSDKRGQEAEQKKKEPETPQIYMLSSGESNQFVVTIGLDRDEPVFYRITGDYVGNIELSSALEGHYSHDWDKDLEDDE, via the coding sequence ATGAAGCCAATTTCAATACAGAGAACCAATAAACTTAATTTCTTTAGATCCGCACATCAGGCAGGATTCACCCTGCTTGAGGTGCTGATTGCGATGACTATCGCGGCTCTAATGATCTCTGTCGCAACTATTGCCTTCGGTGATAACGATCTTGCCAAGTTAAAAAATAAATCTCGTCAGTTCTACGGCCTATTACAAATAGCTCAGGAAGAATCCATTATTCGTGGTGTTGAGATGGGGGTGAGGGTTGAGTCTGATGGCTACTCCTTCATGGTCTATAACGGAGGGAAGTGGCAGCCACTGCAAGATCATCGATTACTTCGCCCAATAAAGCTGGATGAGCCTGTCCACACTTACGTCAATGTAGAAGGACAGGAGTCCCTATTACAAAATGAACCTCAGGAAGAGGAAGTGACCAGTGATAAAAGAGGGCAGGAAGCGGAGCAAAAGAAGAAAGAGCCTGAAACGCCACAAATCTATATGTTATCCAGCGGTGAGAGCAATCAGTTTGTGGTGACAATTGGGTTAGACCGAGATGAACCTGTTTTCTATAGAATAACTGGCGATTATGTCGGTAATATAGAACTGTCTTCTGCCCTTGAGGGGCATTACAGCCATGACTGGGATAAAGATTTAGAAGATGATGAGTAG
- the gspJ gene encoding type II secretion system minor pseudopilin GspJ — translation MKLNRAKGFTLTEVLIALFIFSIVVAGALQVFNFVQITSQSADKQIERLREVQLAFRQLEEDIRYLVPRDRRNVFGDKAPLLKADSESANSYIEFTRAGWRNPAKLKRSSLQHVKYEFLDDRVVRHHWLYVDSAREGQELTRDMLTRVEDFKLEFLSDDIWKKSWLVDGQQLLSLPEAIKVTIKLEDYGELYRLFPMPRYTAMEQQEENAEREDPTSGGTDNNGRSNNTRGGGYR, via the coding sequence ATGAAGCTGAACAGAGCAAAAGGTTTTACCCTAACCGAGGTACTGATAGCTCTATTTATTTTTAGCATCGTAGTTGCTGGTGCACTACAGGTTTTCAACTTTGTACAGATAACGTCTCAATCAGCAGATAAACAAATTGAGCGTTTGAGAGAGGTACAGTTAGCATTCAGGCAGCTAGAAGAAGATATTCGGTACCTGGTTCCACGTGACCGCCGAAACGTTTTTGGTGATAAAGCACCGTTGTTAAAAGCTGACTCTGAAAGTGCTAACAGCTACATTGAGTTTACGAGAGCCGGTTGGCGTAATCCTGCAAAACTAAAGCGTAGTAGTTTGCAGCATGTAAAGTATGAGTTTTTAGATGATCGAGTGGTGCGCCATCATTGGCTCTACGTAGATAGTGCTCGGGAGGGGCAGGAGCTAACACGTGATATGTTAACCCGAGTTGAAGATTTTAAGTTGGAATTCTTAAGCGATGATATCTGGAAAAAATCTTGGTTGGTTGATGGACAGCAGCTTTTGTCCTTACCAGAAGCCATTAAAGTTACCATCAAATTAGAAGACTATGGAGAATTATATCGGCTTTTCCCCATGCCACGTTATACCGCGATGGAGCAACAAGAAGAAAATGCAGAGCGGGAGGATCCAACCTCTGGGGGAACTGACAATAATGGCAGGAGCAATAATACAAGAGGGGGCGGTTACCGATAG
- the gspD gene encoding type II secretion system secretin GspD yields the protein MLDKLGSQDHNKQQRTQWRHGVTMGLCALSLLLSSAMVKAERLNVRDADIREVVETVARITGKTMIVDPRVKGLKVTIISNNDFSKEEIYNQFVSTLQIHGFQAIENNGVIKIVQDQKARYEASPVNVKNPQSYGDRAITQVIPVQNVDAQQIMNVLRPLVSPQSGHLFAVQGTNTLILHDSASNVERITQIIERTDKANDEEIEVIPLQHASASEIVRILESLDRAGQQERVNQVKAPRYVADERTNSILLSAGQRQRVRLRALIHSLDRQLDSTGNTKTVFLKYAKAEQVADVLQGVGEIKKKEEAANAGRAGAGAASGTAAKKALYSVQFHEETNSLVLTAPPDIMREFESIIRSLDIRRKQVHVEAIIVEISDTKAKELGIQWLFSPSGSGTQPAGIINFDNTGTSIGQVAGGAIAARGQEEEVFTRDPETGAITGTETITTGGDNGAALAEVLGGLQGAGLGIARMSQTGVSWAAFIKALEGVTDSNTLARPSITTLDNVEAIFKAGQEIPIITGSTLGSGNTNPFQSVDRKDVGVMLKITPQINEGNYVRLDIEQEVSSLAGTTAVDVVTNKREVKTSVLVPDGGMVVLGGLIDDDIQESSQKVPLLGDIPIIGHAFKSQRTQKIKRNLMVFIHPRVLKDDKDLREISNAKYSYMRAQQIEQANRGISLMPSAESPIMPTYDEALVLPPSFEEYLDNEKLLENGEENTESTSEEGED from the coding sequence ATGCTAGACAAATTAGGTAGTCAGGATCATAACAAGCAACAAAGAACCCAGTGGAGACACGGAGTGACTATGGGATTATGTGCCTTGTCGTTACTTCTGTCTTCTGCCATGGTCAAAGCAGAGCGTTTGAATGTACGTGATGCTGATATTCGGGAGGTCGTCGAAACGGTAGCTCGAATCACGGGCAAGACCATGATTGTAGACCCGCGAGTCAAAGGGTTAAAAGTTACTATCATTTCAAATAATGATTTCAGTAAGGAAGAAATTTATAACCAGTTCGTATCAACGCTGCAGATTCATGGATTTCAGGCAATCGAAAATAACGGTGTGATTAAGATCGTTCAGGATCAAAAGGCACGTTATGAGGCCTCTCCGGTTAATGTCAAAAATCCACAAAGTTATGGTGACAGAGCTATTACACAGGTTATCCCTGTGCAAAATGTTGACGCGCAGCAGATTATGAATGTACTGCGTCCGTTAGTTTCGCCACAGTCGGGGCATCTATTTGCGGTACAGGGTACTAACACTTTAATTCTGCATGATTCTGCTTCGAACGTAGAGCGTATTACCCAGATTATTGAGCGCACGGATAAGGCGAACGATGAAGAGATAGAAGTAATACCGTTACAACACGCTTCGGCCAGTGAAATTGTCCGTATTCTGGAAAGTCTGGATCGCGCGGGACAGCAAGAGAGAGTTAATCAGGTTAAAGCGCCGCGCTATGTAGCGGATGAGCGGACAAACAGTATTTTATTAAGTGCTGGTCAGCGTCAGCGTGTCCGACTTCGTGCTTTAATTCATAGCCTTGACCGTCAGCTGGACAGTACCGGTAACACAAAAACAGTGTTCCTCAAATACGCTAAGGCTGAGCAGGTGGCCGACGTTTTACAAGGTGTTGGTGAAATAAAGAAAAAAGAAGAGGCGGCTAATGCTGGACGAGCAGGTGCCGGGGCTGCTTCAGGCACGGCTGCTAAGAAAGCGTTGTACTCGGTACAGTTCCATGAAGAAACGAATTCCTTAGTACTAACTGCTCCACCCGATATCATGCGTGAGTTTGAGTCGATTATCCGCAGTCTGGATATTCGCCGTAAACAAGTTCATGTCGAAGCAATCATTGTCGAGATTTCAGATACCAAGGCAAAAGAGCTGGGCATCCAGTGGCTGTTTTCTCCGAGTGGCTCGGGTACGCAACCAGCAGGTATTATCAACTTCGATAATACAGGAACCTCGATTGGCCAGGTAGCTGGAGGTGCTATTGCAGCACGTGGCCAGGAAGAGGAAGTCTTTACTCGTGATCCTGAAACCGGAGCCATTACAGGGACTGAAACTATCACAACTGGTGGTGATAATGGTGCAGCATTGGCTGAGGTTCTCGGCGGATTGCAGGGTGCCGGTTTAGGTATTGCACGCATGAGTCAGACGGGTGTCAGCTGGGCAGCCTTTATTAAGGCGCTTGAAGGTGTAACCGACTCTAATACCTTGGCTCGTCCGAGTATCACTACCTTGGATAATGTCGAGGCTATATTTAAAGCTGGTCAGGAAATACCGATTATTACTGGCTCAACCTTAGGCAGTGGTAATACGAACCCTTTCCAGAGTGTTGATCGTAAAGATGTGGGTGTGATGTTGAAAATTACACCGCAAATTAATGAAGGCAATTACGTTCGTCTGGATATTGAACAGGAAGTATCATCACTTGCTGGTACTACGGCGGTAGACGTTGTCACTAACAAACGTGAAGTGAAAACATCCGTTCTGGTACCAGATGGCGGCATGGTGGTTTTGGGTGGATTGATTGATGATGATATACAGGAAAGCTCGCAGAAAGTGCCTCTATTAGGTGACATACCCATTATTGGTCATGCCTTTAAGTCGCAGCGAACTCAAAAGATTAAGCGTAACCTGATGGTGTTTATCCATCCGCGAGTGTTGAAAGATGATAAAGATTTACGCGAAATTAGTAATGCTAAATATAGTTATATGAGAGCTCAACAGATTGAGCAGGCGAACCGTGGTATTAGTTTAATGCCAAGCGCTGAGTCGCCAATCATGCCAACATACGATGAGGCTTTGGTGTTACCCCCAAGTTTCGAAGAGTATCTCGATAATGAGAAGCTACTGGAAAATGGTGAAGAAAATACCGAGTCTACCTCAGAGGAAGGTGAAGACTAA
- the gspG gene encoding type II secretion system major pseudopilin GspG encodes MKGINKSKMNKRAKGFTLTEILIALAIVAIMGTVVTLSLIGNVNKANLEKLKGDINTLKTALTSYKVDNGTYPTTEQGLEALIRRPTSEPVPQNYPSSGYLGSSAVPKDPWKRDYIYIYPGRHGDFDLYTLGNDGREGGEGENMDIGTWNLHEANFNTENQ; translated from the coding sequence ATGAAAGGTATTAATAAATCGAAAATGAATAAGCGCGCAAAAGGTTTCACCTTAACCGAGATTTTAATCGCGTTAGCCATTGTAGCGATCATGGGAACCGTTGTAACTTTAAGCTTGATTGGTAACGTCAATAAGGCAAACCTTGAGAAACTCAAAGGTGACATTAATACGCTAAAAACAGCCTTAACCAGTTACAAAGTGGATAATGGTACTTACCCTACTACGGAGCAGGGGTTAGAAGCTTTAATCAGACGCCCTACCAGCGAACCGGTACCTCAAAACTACCCAAGTAGCGGTTATTTAGGCTCTTCAGCTGTGCCAAAAGATCCTTGGAAGCGTGATTATATTTATATATATCCGGGCCGTCATGGGGACTTCGACCTATATACTTTAGGCAACGATGGTCGTGAAGGCGGCGAAGGTGAAAATATGGATATTGGTACTTGGAATTTACATGAAGCCAATTTCAATACAGAGAACCAATAA
- the gspI gene encoding type II secretion system minor pseudopilin GspI, with amino-acid sequence MMSRLNRKQSGLSLLELLIALAVFSIFIIPMLSGLFSSSIIALGNSKDKTLANFVAQNHFAELQLDDDWPSVGKRRGETEYAGRIWEWEQNVVGTEVEDMRRVTLSILYGESGIYTMTGFVGKKSDDRDAPRR; translated from the coding sequence ATGATGAGTAGGTTGAACCGTAAGCAGAGTGGTTTAAGTTTACTGGAGCTTTTAATTGCTCTAGCTGTATTCTCGATCTTTATTATACCCATGCTCTCCGGTTTATTTTCTTCCAGCATCATTGCCCTTGGAAACTCAAAAGATAAGACTCTAGCAAATTTTGTCGCCCAGAATCATTTTGCTGAACTGCAGTTAGATGATGACTGGCCCTCTGTTGGTAAAAGACGGGGTGAAACCGAATACGCAGGCCGCATCTGGGAATGGGAGCAGAATGTTGTCGGTACAGAAGTGGAGGATATGCGTAGGGTTACATTATCGATCTTATATGGCGAGAGCGGAATTTATACGATGACTGGCTTTGTAGGAAAAAAATCCGACGATAGGGATGCGCCAAGGCGATGA